Proteins encoded by one window of Tubulanus polymorphus chromosome 7, tnTubPoly1.2, whole genome shotgun sequence:
- the LOC141908306 gene encoding adaptin ear-binding coat-associated protein 1-like isoform X1, with product MSVDYESVVCVKNEVFVYRIPPRTTNRGYRASDWSLDQPDWTGRMRVVVKGKDLSIKLEDKASGELFANAPIEEYPSTACESVLDSSRYFVIRIKDVSGRSAFIGVGFEDRSDAFDLNVSLQDHFKWLKKEKDLETQSTLDSGPKLDLGFKEGQTIKLNLHTKSGNGTSKARPRASAGAGGAIGILPPPPGGIKPPPSSGATSRQHPHPVAPAAQMQPQQPAVGNLFSQQPTVQSQAPPQPTVQSQSNIDLLLDLDAPGAANAAPAAPATDVWGDFASANSQQTNTSWVTF from the exons ATGTCGGTGGATTACGAGAGCGTTGTGTGCGTGAAAAATGAGGTTTTCGTCTACCGTATACCCCCGAGAACTACGAACAGAGGCTACAG AGCCTCTGATTGGTCATTAGATCAGCCTGACTGGACCGGTCGAATGCGTGTAGTCGTTAAGGGTAAAGATTTAAGCATCAAACTTGAAGATAAAGCCTCAG GTGAACTATTCGCTAATGCTCCCATTGAGGAATACCCCAGTACCGCTTGCGAAAGTGTTCTAGATTCAAGTCGATATTTTGTCATACGCATTAAAGATGTATCAG GTCGAAGTGCTTTCATCGGTGTTGGATTTGAAGATCGTAGCGACGCTTTCGATCTTAACGTTAGTCTTCAAGACCATTTTAA gtggttaaaaaaagagaaagattTAGAAACTCAGTCAACGTTAGATTCGGGACCGAAATTAGATTTAGGATTTAAAGAGGGTCAAACTATTAAGTTGAACCTGCACACGAAGTCTGGCAACGGAACTAGTAAAGCTCGTCCGCGAGCGAGCGCAGGAGCCGGAGGTGCTATAGGCATCCTACCACCCCCGCCGGGAGGAATCAAACCGCCTCCATCGTCGGGTGCGACCAGTCGACAGCATCCTCATCCTGTGGCACCAGCCGCGCAGATGCAACCCCAACAACCAGCCGTAGGAAATCTATTCAGTCAGCAACCAACTGTCCAATCGCAAG CTCCACCGCAACCAACAGTTCAATCTCAGAGTAATATAGATTTATTGTTAGACTTGGATGCACCTGGCGCGGCGAACGCTGCACCTGCGGCTCCAGCCACCGACGTGTGGGGCGATTTTGCGTCTGCCAA ctcGCAACAAACGAACACTAGTTGGGTCACATTTTAG
- the LOC141908306 gene encoding adaptin ear-binding coat-associated protein 1-like isoform X2 yields MSVDYESVVCVKNEVFVYRIPPRTTNRGYRASDWSLDQPDWTGRMRVVVKGKDLSIKLEDKASGELFANAPIEEYPSTACESVLDSSRYFVIRIKDVSGRSAFIGVGFEDRSDAFDLNVSLQDHFKWLKKEKDLETQSTLDSGPKLDLGFKEGQTIKLNLHTKSGNGTSKARPRASAGAGGAIGILPPPPGGIKPPPSSGATSRQHPHPVAPAAQMQPQQPAVGNLFSQQPTVQSQAPPQPTVQSQSNIDLLLDLDAPGAANAAPAAPATDVWGDFASAKGGF; encoded by the exons ATGTCGGTGGATTACGAGAGCGTTGTGTGCGTGAAAAATGAGGTTTTCGTCTACCGTATACCCCCGAGAACTACGAACAGAGGCTACAG AGCCTCTGATTGGTCATTAGATCAGCCTGACTGGACCGGTCGAATGCGTGTAGTCGTTAAGGGTAAAGATTTAAGCATCAAACTTGAAGATAAAGCCTCAG GTGAACTATTCGCTAATGCTCCCATTGAGGAATACCCCAGTACCGCTTGCGAAAGTGTTCTAGATTCAAGTCGATATTTTGTCATACGCATTAAAGATGTATCAG GTCGAAGTGCTTTCATCGGTGTTGGATTTGAAGATCGTAGCGACGCTTTCGATCTTAACGTTAGTCTTCAAGACCATTTTAA gtggttaaaaaaagagaaagattTAGAAACTCAGTCAACGTTAGATTCGGGACCGAAATTAGATTTAGGATTTAAAGAGGGTCAAACTATTAAGTTGAACCTGCACACGAAGTCTGGCAACGGAACTAGTAAAGCTCGTCCGCGAGCGAGCGCAGGAGCCGGAGGTGCTATAGGCATCCTACCACCCCCGCCGGGAGGAATCAAACCGCCTCCATCGTCGGGTGCGACCAGTCGACAGCATCCTCATCCTGTGGCACCAGCCGCGCAGATGCAACCCCAACAACCAGCCGTAGGAAATCTATTCAGTCAGCAACCAACTGTCCAATCGCAAG CTCCACCGCAACCAACAGTTCAATCTCAGAGTAATATAGATTTATTGTTAGACTTGGATGCACCTGGCGCGGCGAACGCTGCACCTGCGGCTCCAGCCACCGACGTGTGGGGCGATTTTGCGTCTGCCAA AGGTGGCTTTTAG